A single Garra rufa chromosome 9, GarRuf1.0, whole genome shotgun sequence DNA region contains:
- the LOC141342254 gene encoding trypsin-1-like, with product MRSLVFLVLLGAAFALDDDKIVGGYECTPHSQPWQVSLNSGYHFCGGSLVNENWVVSAAHCYKSRIEVRLGEHNIVVNEGSEQFIDSVKVIRNPNYDSYTLDSDVMLIKLSAPASLNGYVQPVSLPSGCASAGTKCSVTGWGNTMSSTADSNKLQCLEIPILSDSDCRNSYPGMITDTMFCAGYLEGGKDSCQGDSGGPVVCNGQLHGIVSWGYGCAEKNHPGVYSKVCMFSQWIADTMNSN from the exons ATGAGGTCTTTGGTGTTCCTGGTGCTCCTTGGAGCCGCCT TTGCTCTGGATGATGACAAGATTGTCGGTGGGTATGAGTGCACACCCCATTCCCAGCCCTGGCAGGTGTCTCTGAACTCTGGCTACCACTTCTGCGGTGGCTCTCTGGTCAACGAGAACTGGGTTGTGTCTGCTGCTCACTGCTACAAGTC GCGTATTGAGGTCCGTTTGGGCGAGCACAACATTGTGGTCAATGAGGGATCCGAACAGTTCATAGATTCGGTAAAGGTCATCCGCAACCCCAACTATGACTCCTATACCCTTGACAGTGATGTCATGCTGATCAAGCTTAGCGCTCCCGCTTCCCTCAATGGGTATGTGCAGCCTGTGTCTCTGCCCAGTGGCTGTGCCTCCGCTGGCACCAAGTGCAGTGTTACTGGCTGGGGAAACACCATGAGCTCCA CCGCCGATTCCAACAAGCTCCAGTGTCTGGAGATCCCCATCCTGTCCGACAGCGACTGCAGAAACTCCTACCCTGGTATGATCACCGATACCATGTTCTGCGCTGGATACCTGGAGGGAGGAAAGGACTCTTGCCAG GGTGACTCTGGTGGCCCTGTGGTCTGCAATGGTCAGCTGCACGGTATTGTGTCCTGGGGTTATGGCTGTGCTGAGAAGAATCATCCTGGTGTCTATTCCAAG GTGTGCATGTTCAGCCAATGGATCGCCGATACCATGAACAGCAACTAA
- the mrpl17 gene encoding large ribosomal subunit protein bL17m, which yields MRLTLQALISHGRVARRIGLGPESRINMLRNILTGLVRHERIETTRARADEVRFYAEKLIDYAKKGDTNEKSMKMADFWLTEKDLIPKLFKVLAERFENQKGGYTRMARIPNRENLDRAHMAVLEYKGNPFPPLYPVKRVSELNLLNQLLKAYREEKAQMVSEKKDL from the exons ATGCGACTCACTCTGCAGGCGTTGATTTCTCATGGCCGGGTGGCCCGTCGGATAGGACTCGGACCTGAGTCCAGAATAAACATGCTTCGGAACATACTCACCGGTCTGGTTCGACACGAGAGAATAGAGACAACAAGAGCCCGAGCCGACGAGGTTCGCTTCTACGCTGAAAAG ttgATTGATTATGCTAAAAAGGGAGATACTAATGAGAAGTCAATGAAAATGGCTGATTTCTGGCTCACG GAAAAAGATTTGATCCCCAAACTCTTTAAAGTTCTGGCGGAAAGATTTGAGAATCAGAAGGGTGGATATACACGCATGGCTCGCATTCCTAACAGAGAGAATCTGGATCGTGCACATATGGCTGTCCTGGAGTATAAAGGCAACCCTTTCCCCCCGCTGTACCCCGTGAAACGTGTCAGTGAACTAAACTTGTTAAACCAACTTCTGAAAGCATACAGAGAAGAAAAAGCTCAAATGGTGTCTGAGAAAAAGGACTTATGA